In Paenibacillus protaetiae, the genomic stretch CCTCCCCGCTTTCAAGCTCCAGCACGAAGCATTCGGTGCGGCGCCGGGCAGTAACGGCTGTGCCCGCGATGAAACGGACGCCAAGCCGCTCAGCTTGAAGTCTGCCCGCAGCTCTCAGCTTCATGCCGCTGACGCCTTCCGGCCAGCCGATTAAATTATCATAGTTGCGGCAATAGGCTGAGCGGCCTTCCGCTGCGTCCACAACCGCTATTTTGTGGCGGTAACGTCCAAGCTGAATAGCAGCTTGCAAGCCAGCAAAGCCGCCTCCCACAATAACGCAATCATATTGCATAGTCCCTCCGCAAAATATCGGTTTTACTCAGTATTCCCTTGCAGCACTTCCCTATCCGAAACCTTCCTTCGAGCAAAGATGCCGCTGCACAACGCTCTCCATTATAGCCAAAATAAGCATTCCATATAATAGAAGAATTGGGATGTCCGCATATTCATCAGCCGTATGCCGAAGATCCATGGACAGCAGGTCCAGATCTATTTATGGAATAATTCATAACATGACAATCCATTAATATCCAGATCCCATTCTGAATATAAGCATAATCAATACAAAACGGTTTCTTCCTATTATATTTGAACCGGGAGTGTGGCAGGTTAAAGAAAGGTTATCTGACTTCTCTAAATAAAAATAAAAAGCCCGGTTATAACCGGGCTTCCAATTATGATAGGCTGCCAATCGCTTTGCGTACGGCTGGAGCAACCTTCGTTGCCAGCAGTTCAATAGACGAAGCGATTTGGCTGAACGGCATTGCGCCGATATCCATTTGGGCCATAAACCGGGTATGCCCATACAGTTCGTGCTGCTTAATAATCTTTTCCGCCGTTTCTTCCGCGCTTCCGATAACAAGCGCCGTCTCCGGCCCGCAAAAGGCGTCGAATTGTTCCCGGCTAAGCGGTCCACGGTTCATAAATCCGCTGTAATAATTGGCGTAATGCGGATAAAATTCGGCACGGGCCTGCTCGGAAGTACGGCCGATAAAGCTGTGGCCCGTAATGGCCACTTTAAGCGACTGCTCGGGCACTCCCGCTTCTCTTCCTGCCCGCTTGTACTCCTCAACAAGCGGCTTAAACCGGTGCGGGTCGCCGCCCAAAATCGCAAGCGCCATGCCTGCGCCTAATCTGCCGGCAAGCGCTGCGCTTGCCGGCGTTCCGCCTACGCCAAGCCATAACGGAATTTGGTCCTGCTTCGGCCGCGGAGCGATTTCCGCTTCGCTAAGCGCAGAACGGAACTTCCCGCTCCAAGTGACGATCTCATGTTCATTCAGCTCAAGCAGCAGGTTCGTTTTTTCCCGGAACAGCTCTCCGTAGCTTTCCAGGTCGTATCCAAACAAGGGGAACGATTCTACATAAGCGCCTCTGCCCGCAATAATTTCCGCTCTGCCGTCCGAGAGCAGATCAAGGGTCGCAAAATCTTCAAAAACCCGGACAGGGTCGGATGTGCCTAAAACGGTTGTCGCAGATGTAAGCCGGATTCGGCTTGTCGCCTGCGCAATTGCAGCAAGCAGCACCGGCGGCGATGATATCGCAAAATCAAGGCGATGATGCTCGCCGACGCCAAACACGTCAATGCCGGCCTCGTCAGCCAGCTTGGCCGCCGCCACCACTTCCCGCAGCCGCTGCTGCGCGCTCATGACGGTGCCCGTCACCGGGTGAGGCGACAATTCCCCTAACGTGTAAATGCCAAATTCAAACGTCTGGCTTCCGTCCGCGTTATGATCATGCTGTAAAGTTGCCACTGATGTTTTCCCCCTGTGTTTACGTAAGTTTATCCTTCGTATTGTTCAAATTATGCCGTGGTCCGTTTATTATTTCCGGATCATTCAAATAGCTGTCTACCTTAGTTACTTTATGTAAGTAATTATAATTACGTAATTAATTAGTGTCAAGTAATCGGATTTGCCGCAAAAAAAGGGTTTGGCGGCCGTGTCCCATCCGCCAAACCCTTGGCCCTATACGCTAAAACACCGATTTGATCTGCCCAACCGCCCATGCCAATTCCGCTTCCGATATAGTTAACGGCGGCGCAAGCCGAATGACTTTCTCATGTGTTTCCTTGCACAGCAGCCCTGCTTCTTTCAGTTTTTCACAATAAGGCCTTGCGGGTCCAGCCGTTTCGATCCCGATAAACAGCCCCCTTCCCCTCACTTCAACAATATCCGGATGCCGGATTTGCGACAATTCGGAAATAAAGGCTGCGCCTAATGCTAGCGAACGTTCCGCCAGCCGTTCCTCCTCCGTAACGCGGAGTGCGGCGACCGCAACCGCGCTTGCCAGCGGATTGCCGCCAAACGTCGAGCCGTGCGAACCCGGCTCGAACAAGCCAAGCACTTCGTCGTCAGCCGCCACGGCTGATACCGGCAGCACTCCGCCGCCCAGTGCCTTGCCCAATATATAGACATCCGGGACAACACCTTCCCAGTCGCAGGCAAACCGCTTGCCTGCCCGGCCAAAGCCGGTCTGGATTTCGTCGGCAAGCAGCAGCACATGCCGCTCCTTGCATATCCGCGCAGCTTCCCGCAGATATCCGTCAGGCGGAATGACAATGCCCGCTTCCCCCTGGATCGGCTCCACCAAAAAAGCCGCGGTCAGCGGTGTAATCGCCTGTTTGAGCGCCTCCGCATCCCCGTAAGGGATAATCGTAATGCCGGGCAGAAACGGGCCAAACTGGCTGCGGTACGCCGGCTCCGAGGACAAGGAGGTTGCCGCCAGCGTCCTGCCGTGAAAATTCCCTTCGCATACAACAATTTGCGCTTCTCCGTCCGGAATGCCCTTCGCGCGGTAACCCCAGCGCCTCGCCGCCTTAAGTGCCGTTTCCACCGCTTCAGCGCCTGTATTCATCGGGAGCATCCGGTCTTTGCCGGTAATCCCCGCAACAATCTCCATCAGCTCGGCAAGCGGTTCATTATAAAAGGCGCGTGACGTTAACGTCACCAGATCAGCCTGGCGCTTCAGCGCTTCAATAATACGAGGATGCCGGTGCCCTTGATTCAGCGCGGAATAGCCGCTCAGCATATCCATGTAACGGCGCCCGCCGGGGTCTTCCACCCATACGCCCTCCGCACGGGCGATGACGATCGGCAGCGGATGGTAATTATGCGCGCCATAGCGCCCGGTTGCGTCAATGGTTTCCTGCTGGTTGCGCATCGCATGAACCTCCCTTTCTGGCAGATCTCCGTACCATTTTATTCGGGGTCAGCTTGGCATACGCCCTATAGGAGGGAAGGCGGCAGCAAATACGCAGCGTTAGCCGGGTCAGCGATAACGGCGTGCTCTTGCATAACTGCGCGCCGAAGCACTGACCGGTTAGCCGGTCAGTGCTTGCGCACGGCGCTCGGCGCTATTTTTTTATGCTTTTTAAATAGGCGGCTGAAGTAATAAATATCGTTAAAACCCGTTGCAACGGCGATTTCCGAAACCGTGAGCGGGCTGCTTCGCAGCAGCTGATCTGCTTTGCTTATCCGCGTTTCGTTAACAAACTCCGTTACCGTCTTGCCGCTCAGTTCTTTGAACA encodes the following:
- a CDS encoding LLM class flavin-dependent oxidoreductase; amino-acid sequence: MATLQHDHNADGSQTFEFGIYTLGELSPHPVTGTVMSAQQRLREVVAAAKLADEAGIDVFGVGEHHRLDFAISSPPVLLAAIAQATSRIRLTSATTVLGTSDPVRVFEDFATLDLLSDGRAEIIAGRGAYVESFPLFGYDLESYGELFREKTNLLLELNEHEIVTWSGKFRSALSEAEIAPRPKQDQIPLWLGVGGTPASAALAGRLGAGMALAILGGDPHRFKPLVEEYKRAGREAGVPEQSLKVAITGHSFIGRTSEQARAEFYPHYANYYSGFMNRGPLSREQFDAFCGPETALVIGSAEETAEKIIKQHELYGHTRFMAQMDIGAMPFSQIASSIELLATKVAPAVRKAIGSLS
- a CDS encoding ornithine--oxo-acid transaminase; this encodes MRNQQETIDATGRYGAHNYHPLPIVIARAEGVWVEDPGGRRYMDMLSGYSALNQGHRHPRIIEALKRQADLVTLTSRAFYNEPLAELMEIVAGITGKDRMLPMNTGAEAVETALKAARRWGYRAKGIPDGEAQIVVCEGNFHGRTLAATSLSSEPAYRSQFGPFLPGITIIPYGDAEALKQAITPLTAAFLVEPIQGEAGIVIPPDGYLREAARICKERHVLLLADEIQTGFGRAGKRFACDWEGVVPDVYILGKALGGGVLPVSAVAADDEVLGLFEPGSHGSTFGGNPLASAVAVAALRVTEEERLAERSLALGAAFISELSQIRHPDIVEVRGRGLFIGIETAGPARPYCEKLKEAGLLCKETHEKVIRLAPPLTISEAELAWAVGQIKSVF